A genomic window from Brassica oleracea var. oleracea cultivar TO1000 chromosome C8, BOL, whole genome shotgun sequence includes:
- the LOC106310427 gene encoding uncharacterized protein LOC106310427, which produces MSMLLSYSTCYINIFCMIIFEPFAKNGFFLNVFQATIMQASVNVSRLATYGPYLWACSMYSFTSFDVTQCNQNFRLSHSSLLIRFSDATTLAELTEPSSPIPKECFRFRNHSEMLGLANTNTQLPGKSEDSEVLETKGYLLIILFPTISPLPEMRSSSVLESGI; this is translated from the exons ATGTCCATGTTATTATCATATTCAACCTGTTATATAAACATCTTCTGCATGATTATTTTTGAACCGTTTGCAAAGAATGGTTTCTTTCTAAATGTGTTTCAGGCGACCATTATGCAAGCATCCGTGAACGTGAGCCGACTAGCAACTTACGGGCCTTATCTCTGGGCTTGTTCAATGTATTCTTTCACCAGTTTTGATGTAACTCAATGTAATCAGAACTTCAGGCTCTCGCACTCCTCTCTGCTGATTCGATTCAGTGACGCTACCACTCTTGCTGAGTTAACTGAACCATCTTCTCCAATACCTAAAGAATGTTTCAGGTTCCGTAATCACAGCGAGATGCTTGGTCTAGCCAACACCAATACCCAACTTCCAG GAAAATCTGAGGATTCAGAGGTGCTCGAAACCAAAGGGTATCTCCTCATCATTCTCTTCCCGACTATATCACCTTTGCCGGAGATGCGTTCTTCTTCTGTTTTGGAGAGTGGAATCTGA